GGCGATCATGGAAGGCAGGGATCCGAAGATGTGTCCCGGCCCGGGATGTAGCGGAGTTCTCTCACCGACTACGAACCTTTTCGCGCGGTAGTGCTGTCGGAGCGTCCGTCGATGACCTCAACAGTGCGGATCGTCGAAGCGCATCGATTAATCCAACAGAAACGACGCTAGTTCAGTATGGCGCATCACACAAGACAGCACTCGGGAAGCATTTGGAGGAAGGGCGCATTCCTGCAAAAAGAGCTGTTGACCTGCAGGCGTCTTGGTGTCACAGTTCCCGTTATCGTTTTTGTCGTGTAAGCGAAGCCGTCGAAAATTAGTCGAATCGCTTCGATGTATTTCGATATTTTCGGGAAGTGGGTTGCGTCCATGCGTTCCGTTCCGCCCCAACTGCTCTCCCGCCGCCGCGTGTTGTCCCTGGTCGCCGGTCTCGCCGCCGGATCCGCGCTGGCAGGGAGTGAGGGGCACGGCGCCTCGGCCGAGCCGGTCGGTACATCCGGGTTCCGTGACTCCGCCCTTGCTCGAGGAACACGGATCGAGGACCTGCTGAGCAGGCTGACCCTCGATGAGAAGGTCGCCATGCTGCACCAGTACCAACCTGCCGTTCCCCGGCTGGGTATCACGGCGTTCAAAACCGGTACCGAGGCGCTGCACGGCCTCGCCTGGTCGAACGACAGAGCGGCGGACGGCGCGGTGGTCACCGCGACGGCCACGGTGTTCCCGCAGGCCATCGGGCTGGCCAGCACGTGGGATCCCGACCTGATCGAACGGGTCGGTGCGGCCGTGGGCACCGAAGCACGGGGATATCACGCCGAGTCCCCCGACATCTGGGGACTACAACTGTGGGCACCGACGGTGAACCTACTACGTGACCCGAGGTGGGGCCGCAACGAGGAAGGCTACTCCGAGGACCCGTACCTCACCGGTGCGATCGCCACCGCCTACGGGCGCGGTATCCAGGGTGATGATCCCGATCGGATACGTGCCGCACCGGTACTCAAGCACTATCTGGCCAACAACAACGAGGTCCATCGGCACACCACCTCCTCGATGCTGCCGCCGCGGGTCAGACACGAGTACTACGAGGCCGCTTTCCGGCAGACCTTGTCGGCGGACGCCGCCACCGGGGTGATGTCGGCCTACAACCTGGTCAACGGTAGGCCGATGACTGTCCACCACGACATCGACGAGGTGGTGCGGGGCTGGGCACGACGAACGCTGTGCAATGTCACCGACGCGGGGGGGCCGAACAACCTCACCGGTGCACAGGACTACTACGCGAGCCAACCGGAGGCCAACGCGGCGATTCTGAAGGCCGGGCTGGACAGTTTCACCGTCGACGGCACCGATTCCGGCAAGACCATCGCCGCGGTCAAGACCGCGCTCGAACGGGAGCTGCTCTCCGAGAACGACGTGGACGAGGCCGTCCGCCACATACTGGACATGCGGTTCCGCCTCGGCGAGTTCGATCCATACGGTGGGCCGTACGGCCGGATCGACAAGCGGGTCGTGGACAGCCCCGCCCATCGGGCGTTGGCCAGAAGAACCGCGACCGAGGCGATCGTGCTGCTGAAGAACGACCGGGACGCGTTACCACTGGACCGACACCGAGTACGACGCGTCGCGGTGATCGGCCAGCTCAGCGAGACGCTCTACACCGACTGGTACTCCGCCGATCTGCCCTACGAGGTGACTCCGCTCAGCGGCGTCACCGCCGCGCTCGGGCCGAACACCACCGTCTCCTCGACCGAAGGGGTCGACAGGATCGCACTGCGAACACCGGACGGCAGCTACGTGACCGCGGTGGCAGGCGAGGAACCGCTGGCGGTCACCACGGAGTCCGACGCGGCGACGCGGTTCGACGTGTTCGGTTGGGGCGAGGGGATCGTGACACTGCGCGCTGCATCCAACGGCAAGTACGTCTCGTTCGGCGAGAACAGCACCCTGGTCAACAACGCCGAGCAGCCCAACGGCTGGTACGTGCGGCAGCAGTTCGAGTTGATCGACCACGACGGGGGATGCGTGCTGCGGTACGCGGGCAACGACACCGAGGAGTCGTGGTTCGGGGACAGCACCTACGTCGTCGTCGACGGGGAAGGGCGGTTGCGTGTCACGGCCTCCTCACCGGTCGCGGCGACCACCTTCACCCGCGAAGTGGTACGAAGCGGCAGCGATGCCGCCGTCGAAGCCGCCACCGGCGCCGACGTGGCGATCGTCGTGGCGGGCAGCATGCCGTTCATCAACGGACGGGAGAACGACGACCGCCAGGACATGAACCTGGCTCCGACGCAGCAAGTGGTGCTGGAACGGGTGTACCGGGCCAATCCGCACACCGTGCTGGTGCTGCAGAACAGCTATCCCACCACGATCACCTGGGCCCAGGACAACGTGCCCGCCATCGTGTGGACCACGCACGCCGGTGCGGAAACGGGCAACGCGCTGGCCGATGTGCTCTTCGGCGCGGCCAACCCCGCAGGGCGGCTCACCCAGACCTGGCCTCGCTCCACCGAAGACCTCGCCGACATCCTCGACTACGACATCGTCAAGGCCGAACGCACCTACCAGTACTCCACCGCGACACCGCTGTATCCCTTCGGGCACGGCCTGTCCTACACCTCCTTCGACTACACCGCGGCGCGCACGAGCGCCCCGGTGATCCACACCGACGGCGAGGTAAGCGTCAGTGTCACGGTCGGCAACACCGGGCGACGTGCCGGCGACGAGGTGGTGCAGCTCTACACGCACCAGCGGGAGTCCCGCGATCCACAGCCCCGGAAGCGGTTACGCGCCTTCCGCAGAGTCAGTCTGGCGGCGGGTGAACGTCGGACCGTGACTTTCACGCTACGTGCCACCGATCTCGCGCATTGGGACGTCACCAGGGAGAAGTGGGTGGTCGAAGCGGCGACGCACGACCTGATGCTCGGTGCTTCCAGCACCGACGTCCGCGGGCGACTCGCGCTGCGGGTGTTGGGCGAGAACATCCCCCCGCGGAATCCGTACCATCGGACCAAGGCCGTCAACTTCGACGACTATTCGAACATCACGCTCAACGACCGAACGAAACAGCACCGCACCACGGTCACTGCCTCGGTTGAAGGTGGCTGGATCCACTTCCGCGATGTCGACCTCGCGGCGGGTGCGAACGCGATCACCGCGCTGGTGGCCAACGGCTCCGCGAACACCGCGCGCGTGCGCGTACGACTCGACGGCCCTGAGGGGAGACGGCTCGGGACCTTGCGCGTTCCGCCCACCGGCGGTGAACACGCCTACCGAACGGTGCGGTCCCGGCTGGCGCGGGTACACGGCCGTCACGATCTCTGCCTGGTTTTCGAGAGCGGGGTCGGTCTCGCCGAGTTCCGACTCGAGGGGTGACGGGCCCGCGATGGCGCCCGCCTCGAGCCGTGGTGTTCAGGTGTCCGGAAACTCGACCACGAGTGCCGCCGGTTCGCTCCCGAGCACGGGTGGGTGCGGCGCGTTTTCGCACGAGACCGAGCCGTTCACGGTGAATCGCTTCGATCCGCACCGACGAATCGCACGAGGACGAAGGCGAGCACGTCGAGCGAAGTACGATGCCGGTGAGCGGTGTTGTCCCGACACGTTCTCCCACCGAGTGTGATTGTCGCCGAACGACAGCACTGCCGGTGCGCGAGCCGGTCCGGCCAGCGCCGTTCGGCACGATATCGTTCGATGCGATTCGACGCACCACGCCGGAGGACGAGATGGTCTCCATCGCCGACGTAGCCCGGGATGCGGGGGTTTCCTCCAGCACCGTGTCCTACGTGCTGTCCGGAAAGCGTTCGATCTCCTCGGAGACGCAGCGCCGGGTGGAGGCCAGCATTCACCGGCTCGGGTATCACCCCCACGCCGGGGCCCGTGCGCTGGCCAGCAGCCGCACCAGTGTGCTGGCACTGATCATGCCGCTGCGCACCGACATAGACGTTCCGGTTCTGATGGGGTTCGTCAACTCGGTGGTCACCACCGCCCGGAACTACGACTACGACGTGCTGCTGCTGACCAACGACGAGGGACCGTCCGGATTGCGGCGGGTCGCTGATTCGGCGATGGCCGACGCGTTGCTGCTGATGGACGTCGAGGACGAGGACTCCCGGGTACCGGTGTTGCAGTCGTTGTCCTGTCCGGGGGTGTTGATAGGGCTTCCGAACGACCCGGGTGACTTGTCCTGCGTGGATCTGGATTTCTCGGCCGCGGCGAAACGATGCGTTCGGCACCTGGCCGATCTCGGACACGAACAAGTCGCCCTGGTCGGTCCCTCACCCGTGGTATACGAACGCGGCACCAGCTTCGCGGGCCGGTTCCTGCGGGGATTCACCTCCGCCGCGCGGGAACGCGGACTGCACGCCACCAGCCAGGCGTGCTTACCCTCCTACGAGGGGGTGCGTGACTGCCTCGACAGGATTGTCACCGACCAGCCGCGGCTGACCGGTCTGGTGGTGCACAACGAAGCGGTACTCGACCCCTTGCTGTCCGAACTGCACAGCCGTGACATGCGGATTCCCGAGGACATCTCGGTGGTGGCGGTAACCCCCGACGAGATGGCCGCGAACCGCTCCGTGCCGCTGACCACGGTGTCGCTTCCTTCCGAAGAGATCGGAAGGATCGCCGTGGAGATGACGATGCGTGAACTCCAAGGAGTGCGGTCTCCCGAGGTTCGACTGCTCTCGCCTCGACTCACTCCCGCCCGAAGTACCGCGCAACGACACTGAGCGGCGCACCGTTCCGCACTGTCGGGGTGGTCAACGCTTACTGTCCGGTGCTCGTCGACGTCCGTTCGTTCACCGGGTGTAATCGGGGCCACCTCGGAGCCGCTGTCCGCGAGAAGCGGATATCCAAGCGGTGCGGCTCCGGCGGCCTAGAGGTGGATGCTCGGAGTCGCGCCCCTGGTGGCAGTTCACGAAACGACTTTCCGAACGAATCGGAAGAGATGGGTCACCACACCGTCCTGCCAGTCGTGCAGATCGCGGATTTCCGGGGCGAAGCCGTGTGCGAGGGCGTGACCCACGATGCCACGCAGGTCGGCGGTGGTGGAGGCGACGACGAAGACCTCACCACCGGGGGTCAGGATCTCGCGTTCGGCGAGCTGGGTGAAGAACCTCTCCAGCAGTGGTGCTCCCACGCACACGTTGCGCACGATGTCGGGATCATCGCTGATTGGCTGGCTCACCGCGGGGGGATTGAAGGTGACGACGTCGCTCTGGACTCCCTCGGGGAAGCCGTCGAAGACGTCGGCCACCACGGGCGTGAAGACCGGGGGCTCGGAAGACCCGACGTGCCGCTCGAAGTGGCGACCGGCGGTGGCCACGCTGTCGGGGTGCACATCCACGGCGTGGATCTCCCGCGCGCCGGCCAGTCCGGCCGCGACGGTTTCGACACCGAGTCCGACCTCCATCGCCACGTAGCGACGATCACGCACTTCGATCCTGCCGTCGAACAGCCGGTCATAAATCATCCGACTGGTATGCCCGGGCAGGAAAACACCCGGTGGCGCGTCGAAGCGCAACCCGTTCCACTCGTACTCGCGATGGGTGTGCAGGTCGGTTCCGGGCCGGTTCAGCTCGATGATCCGTTCGGCGGACAGCGGATCCGGAAGAGCATCGAGCAGTGCTTCCACTCGTGCTGCCTCGATCTGGGATTCAGCCATATTGAAAAAGATATTCGTTTCCATAGAGATGTCAACATCGCCTCTCCTGGAATCCTCCCCGCACACACCGTGTGCCCGCTCGGTGGCGACTCCGTGCCCCTTGGAACCGCCACCGAGCGAGGCGTGTTTCGCGCTGGCACCCGAGAAGCACGCCGCGGTTACGTTCCCGCTACTCCCCGGGTCAGCAAGGTGAAGTCGAATCCCTCCCGCTCCGGGGCGGCGAAGTGGAATTCGGCTCGACCCGCTCAACGTTCGTGCGTCCGCTTTCAACGCATCCCCGAGCGATGGTCAACGACGGGTGAGGTGCAGGCCGACCACCCCGTTCGTCAATGCGGTGACACCTGCCGTTGTGAAGTGTGCGTTCACACCGTCGGGGAACAGGCGTAGCCCCCCGCCGACCAGTACGGGAATCACGAACAGCCGCAGGTCGTCGATGAGGTCCAGACGCAGCAGCTCGGCGATGACGCTGGCACTGTTGGCCACCAGGATATCGCGCCCAGGCTGGTCACGTAGCTCTTCGACCTCGGAGGCGAGGTCGCGGACGATGCGCGAGTTCTCCCACCGCGCTTCGGTCAACGTACGCGAGACCACCACCTTCTCGGTGGTGTCGAGCCAGCGTCCCAGCTCGCGGGTCCGTGGATCGGTCTTCTCGTCCCGGGTGATACCGGGCCAGACGGAGTGGAACCCCTCGTAGTTGGTGCGTCCGAGCAGGATCGTGTCGGCACCGCGCCAGATACCTTCGAAGTACTCGGCCGTCTGCGGATGCACCGCCTGTTCGTGCGGCCAGCTGTCACCGGCCGGACCGTCGGGACCGCTGGTGTAACCATCCAGGCTCAGACCCGCCCAGGCGACGATGCGACGAGAAGCGTTCATGACTATGTTCCGTTCGTTGCCAGCCGTGACGAAGCTTCACGGGTGTGAGACGTTCTGGCGAGCGAAGACTCGTCAGCTGCCTGCTGGAGTCCGTTCATGGCCCGACAGCGGGCGCAGCCTATGATCATCTCGTTCGTGCCGGAGGAGTCTACGGTCGAGCACCGACAAGTGTTCGTCACCGGACCGGCACCTTCGACGACAGAATCGGATGCGTGATCGACTGCGACCGGTGACTTCGAGTTGACCACGGACGAGCTCCGGGCCGTGGCGCGTTTTGTGGTGGACAGCGCTCAGCAAGTCCTGCCGGTGTTCCCGGCGGATCACGTTCTTGACCGGCACCTCGTCGAGTTCGCCGGCATCGGCCATCGAGCACTCGCGACTGTCGAAGCCGCGTGGAGGAGTCCCCGCAGCGGAGCTGTCGCGAGCGACACGGTGACGATGCAACCAGCTCCGCCGCTGCAACGCTCGGGTCACGCGTAGGGGTCGAAGGGAATCCCCTCCGGTTTGGCGTTGCTGAGATTGTCCTCGAAGGCGCCGTCGCTGATCGCGAGGCTGGCACTGCCGAAGTCGGCACCGGTCAGGATCGAACGCGTGTCACCGGGAAAACGGTGCCAGCTCACCAGGTCCGGGTAGTGCCAGTCGTTCCAGTGATTCTCCGGTTGTTCGTCCTTGCCTGCCGTTCGAAAGGCGTGGGTGCCGAGCCCGTCCTTGTGGTAGACGACTTTGGCGTGGGTGCCGTCGTCCCAGCCGACCTCGGAGGCGGGGTGCACGTTGTAGTCACCGTGTGCGGAGGTGGCGACGTAGCGGGCACTGCCCTCGTGCACCCACACCACCACGTGCTCGATGTCGTGCCGGTGGCCGAAGGCGTCGAGTCCCGGGACCGCCTGGTCCTTCTGGAAATACATGTCGTAGAGATAAGCCTGCCACCCGTTGTTGCGCTTGGCTCGGGCGTAGAGATTGGAGTTTTCCAGGTCGGACGGATCGTGACACTGACCGTCCAGCGCCCCGGAATTGTTCAGTCCCCCGTTGAGGGTCCCGTTCACCCCGACGGCCACACTGGGATAGCACCCGTCGCCGTCGTAGTCGAAAGCGGGCGCCCACTTGGCGTCCTCGGCGGCGAAGTCGGCCGGAATCTCGGGCGGAACCTCCTCGGCAAGAGCGGTGCCCGGCAGAGCGAGCAACAGCAGAACCGTTCCGCCAACGGCCGAGAACAGCTTGGACACTTGCCTGCCGGCTCCTCCCAGATCGATCGGAAATCGGGTTCGACGACGTGACTCCGACGGGCCCGAGGGGACACTCGTGCTCGTCGCTGGTGCGCTGCGGTGCATACGATCCCTTTCGGTTCGTTGCGGTGGCGACGAGCAATGATCGTAACCATCGCGTTCGTATTCGAACCATTATCGGCGGATGCTGCCCGTGTTGTTGGCCGCGTTGGAGTTTCGATGCAACAACACCGCCTACCGGCCGATCATGCAGGCTTTGGAGCTGCTGGGCCGTTACCGCGAGGTCAATGGCAAGATCCGGTTCTATACGACGAGAGTGTCGTCTTCGCGGACGGCGGCGAGTGCCTGATCGAGACCAGGGCGGGCTCGGGTGGTTCCGGTCAGCCCGTGGTCAAGATAGATCCGCTCGTCGGCGACGCCGATGGACCATCAAGGTGCGCCGGCCGGCGGGGCATAGCCGATACTGTACGTATGGAGTACGTGTCCAGAGTGCCGCGACCGCCGCTGGATGGGCTGATCGACGACCTTTACCACCTGGAGGGTGCGCCGCCGTACGCCCGGCTGACGCTGCCGACGACGCCGGCGGCGTTGTTCATCGTCAACCTCGGGGCACCGTTTCTCATCCGCGCTGGCACCGAGGTCGAGACGGCCGGGTACGCCGACGGTTGCGTGGTCACCATGCCTACCCGCGCATGGGAGTTCGGCTACCCGCTCTGGACCCGGTCCGTCGGCGTGCACTTCAAGCCGTGGGGGTTGTCGCCGTTCCTGCCGATGCCCGCGGCCGAGCTCTGCGACCGGCCGGTGACGTTAGAGCAGGTTTGGGGCCGGCCCGCTATTGCTGAGCTGCGAGACCGGCTGGCCACGGCGGACGGGGCGAGCGAGATGCTGACGCTGCTCGAGGAGGAGCTGATGCGACGACTGTGCGAGACCGCCGGTCTGGGGCTGGTCCGTCATACGAGCAGCGTCATCGCGGCGACCAGCGGGGCGGTGGCGATCGGCGACCTGAGCGTGGCAACCGGTGTCAGCAACACTCATCTGGCACAGCGGTTCAAGGAGCTCATCGGCGTCACGCCGAAGCGGCTGGCCCGCACTCACCGCTTCGCCAACGCCGTGTTCGCGATCAACCCTGCCGGGCCGATCGACTGGGGCGGCCTCGCCGGTGGCGCAGGCTACTACGACCAGGCCCACTTCGGCCACGAGTTCCGGGCGTTCACCGGGCTCACGCCGACCCGGTACGTCGAAGTTCGGCGACGGTTTCTGCGCGAGCATCCTGGCCACGTATTGGATAGCTGGCCGCTGCCGACCGATTGATTTCTTACAAGACCGACAGCTCGCAAAACGCTTAACTTGGAGACACCCCAGAGTAGAGGAGGCCCCGTGGGCAAGGTGGTCATGTACAGCTCGGTGTCGGTAGACGGCTTCATAGCGGATGAGAACGACCAGCCCGGACCGCTGTTCGACTGGTTACTCAGCGGTGACGTGCCGTTGGACGAGAGCGGCGTCTTGAAGGTGTCGCAGACGTCCTACGACTACATCCGGCCGTACTGGGACCAGATCGGGGCGACAATCGTCGGTCGCCACGTCTTCGACATGACGAACGGCTGGGACGGGACACCTCCGGCTGGGGTCGACCACGTCGTCGTCGTGACCCACCGGGGCAGACCCGAGGGCTGGTATCCCGAGGCGCCGTTCTACTTCGTCGATGGCATTGAGGCAGCCATGGCCAAGGCGCAGGAGCTCACGGGTGACCGCGTGGTCGAGGTCGCCGCTGGCGACATCGGTAGCCAAGTGCTTGCCGTGGGTCTGATCGACGAAGTACGCATGGACGTCGTACCCGTGGTGTTCGGGTCCGGCAAACGTTACTTCGGGTCGGTCCACACACAGCACCTATTGGAGGATCCTGACGTGGTGATTCAGGGCAACCGGGTGCTTCACCTGCGCTATCGGGTGCGCCGTTGACCGATCGGCTATCGAGCGCCCTGGACTCTCGTCACGGAGCGGCCGACTCGTGCTGTCGGACATTGCTGGTGGAATGTGCACTATGCACGCAGTAGAAACGGGTACCGAAGGTGTCACGGCCGCAGAGTTGGTCCATGGATAACGAAACGCGGGAGTCCAGGACGGCGATGACTCACTCCTCGCTGTCCAGTCTGGGCACCGTCGACGGAGGCGCTGCAACAGTCATGGACAGCCTCCGCACCGCCGTCGGCGCCGAGGGCACGATCGTGGTTCCGGCGTTCACCCGTGACGTGGCCGACCCGTACCCGCTCTCGGTCGGCGTGCCCAGCAATGATGTTCGTTCCAGCAGGGATGCCGTACCGCTGTGGCAGCAGGAACTGTCCAGCAACATGGGCGCGATCCCCGAGGCAGTGCGGGCACTGCCGGGATCCATCCGTAGCCAACCCCCGCAAGCGTCCGTGGTCGCAGTGGGCGCTCAGGCCTCGTTCATTACTGAGGAACATCGCCTGGGATTTGCCACCAGCCCGGATTCGCCGTTCCACGCCTGACCGAACTACTCGCCAAGGAAGAGCAGACCAGCAGCTAAGCCGTCATCGTTACCGCTGAGGGATCGGTTTGCGAGACCCGAGCTGCACCGTCGTAGCCTTACCTTGTGCTCAGGCTCGGGTTTCCCGTGATCGGCGTGGTCGACATGGATCGCGCTGTGAACTTCTGGACGTGAAGATGTCAACCTCGACTGTCCCCGGAGTGACGGCCTGAGATGGACTCGCGCGAGCTCTCTTCAGCCTGACGGTTGTTGGTCGAGCAGCCCGACGGGGTCGGCGCTGTAGGCGACCATCCAGCTGGGGTCGATGCGATACCAGACGTTCTCGTCCCAGAACGGATCGTCGCCATCGCCGTCGTAGTGGTCGACGAGGTAGTCGCGGATTGTCGGCCAACTCGGGTCACTGCTCGTCCCCTCTGGGTTCAGCGGAACGGCGTGTCCATGCGTGAAGATGCCGAGCTGCTCGCCGCGCATGAAGGTCGCGCTGATGCCGGGCCGCGCCGCGAGATGACGGGCTTTAGCGGCCCGACGGTGGGTGCCGACGATCCAACGACCGTGCAGGAGGTGCCCGTCGGCGCCGCTGATGCGTGGCTCGCCGCGCCGGGTGACCGTGGCGATGGCCAGGGTGCACATGCCTTGACAGACTCGGACGACCTGCTGCGAGCCAGAATGAAGGAAGGCATGGCCGTGGCCAAGGCCAGCGGAAAGCTGCGCGGCAAGCAGCCCAAGCTCTCGGCCAAGCAGCAGCGCGAGCTCGTGCGCATGTACGGCAACTGGCGAGTACACCATCGCCGACCTCGCCGAGGTCTTCACCGTCTCCCGGAGCACGGTCCACCGCACCTTGCAACGGGACCAGACCTCAGCCAAGACCCGATGACCCACCGGCCGCGCTCACGCTCTCGACGCCGCACTCCTCACCGACTGACCCGCCGACCTACTCTGCCCCTCAGGACAGCTTCAGGAGTACGGGGTCGTGTAGACGACACGGGCGTTGCCGAACGCCTGCGCGAGCGCTTGCCGCTGCTCGTCGCTCGAGTAAAGCCAGTATCGGTACCGCAGCCGCATCGGCTGATCACCTCCCTCCCACTGAACACTGCATCATGTTGGCCTATGGTCAACACCGAGGACTATCGCACTGGTCGGCACTGCGTTTTCGGGACGCATGCTCACTTGGTCTTCGTGACGAAATACCGCAGGAACGTTCTCACCGGACAGCACCACGACGTCCTACGCGGCGTGTTCGCGAAGGTCTGCGCCGACTTCGGGGCGACGCTGAGCGAGTGCAACGAGGACGACGACCACGTGCACCTACTCGTGGAATACCCGCCACAGATGGCGGTATCGAAGCCGGTGAACAGCCTCAAAGGCGTGGCATCACGGCGACTCAAACAGCAGTACGTGGACAACCAGCGACGCCCTACACAACATGCCCGACCACAAACACACCTGACCAACTCACTCCGACCCGAAGACCGGAACTTACACCGATGAACGCCTGGTCACTGGGTAATCCGAGTGGTGTGCGGAACCCGGCGTCGCTCGGTGATACGTTGCCGCCTGCTCGGTCGGTGGCGCCCGGTGGTTCCGTCGACCGGCCGGGGCGGACACGGGACCGGCACGACAGGCGGAAAGGAACATCGGTATGACCAAGGACGAGATCATCGAACGATGCCGGTGGGCACGCGACCACAACGAGAACCATCCGTCACAGCAGTGGTCGACGGGTGAACAGCTGGCGGTGGCCCTGGTGTTGCGCGACCGTTCGTGGCTGGAGTGGACGGACCACACCACCGAAACAGCCACCGATCTGGTTTGCGAGCGGGCCGGGCTGTCGGCGTTCGAATTCACCGGTTGGCTCAACGACATCCGTGCCGCCCTCGAAACGGAGCAGCGTTGATTCACGGCAGCTCGTCGGACGAGGAACTGGCTATCATCGTCAACCGCGTTCGAGTGCTTGCCCGGCCGGGTGGTTCGGAACTGTGAACCGCCGCAGCGGTCGGTTCGTCACCGCGAGAGCGAGAATCCCCAGACCGCAGCAGAGCGCACCGGATACCGCCGCGAACGTGGCC
This portion of the Actinopolyspora lacussalsi genome encodes:
- a CDS encoding dihydrofolate reductase (product_source=COG0262; cog=COG0262; pfam=PF01872; superfamily=53597), with amino-acid sequence MGKVVMYSSVSVDGFIADENDQPGPLFDWLLSGDVPLDESGVLKVSQTSYDYIRPYWDQIGATIVGRHVFDMTNGWDGTPPAGVDHVVVVTHRGRPEGWYPEAPFYFVDGIEAAMAKAQELTGDRVVEVAAGDIGSQVLAVGLIDEVRMDVVPVVFGSGKRYFGSVHTQHLLEDPDVVIQGNRVLHLRYRVRR
- a CDS encoding aminoglycoside N3'-acetyltransferase (product_source=COG2746; cog=COG2746; pfam=PF02522; superfamily=110710): MDNETRESRTAMTHSSLSSLGTVDGGAATVMDSLRTAVGAEGTIVVPAFTRDVADPYPLSVGVPSNDVRSSRDAVPLWQQELSSNMGAIPEAVRALPGSIRSQPPQASVVAVGAQASFITEEHRLGFATSPDSPFHA
- a CDS encoding hypothetical protein (product_source=Hypo-rule applied; pfam=PF01243; superfamily=50475); its protein translation is MLRETVKTSARSAMVYSPVAVHAHELALLLGRELGLLAAQLSAGLGHGHAFLHSGSQQVVRVCQGMCTLAIATVTRRGEPRISGADGHLLHGRWIVGTHRRAAKARHLAARPGISATFMRGEQLGIFTHGHAVPLNPEGTSSDPSWPTIRDYLVDHYDGDGDDPFWDENVWYRIDPSWMVAYSADPVGLLDQQPSG
- a CDS encoding hypothetical protein (product_source=Hypo-rule applied; pfam=PF12323; superfamily=55469); translated protein: MRLRYRYWLYSSDEQRQALAQAFGNARVVYTTPYS
- a CDS encoding putative transposase (product_source=KO:K07491; cath_funfam=3.30.70.1290; cog=COG1943; ko=KO:K07491; pfam=PF01797; smart=SM01321; superfamily=143422) — translated: MVNTEDYRTGRHCVFGTHAHLVFVTKYRRNVLTGQHHDVLRGVFAKVCADFGATLSECNEDDDHVHLLVEYPPQMAVSKPVNSLKGVASRRLKQQYVDNQRRPTQHARPQTHLTNSLRPEDRNLHR
- a CDS encoding hypothetical protein (product_source=Hypo-rule applied); the protein is MTKDEIIERCRWARDHNENHPSQQWSTGEQLAVALVLRDRSWLEWTDHTTETATDLVCERAGLSAFEFTGWLNDIRAALETEQR